The DNA window GGAAGAAGCCTCTCGTTCCAGATGGCCGATCTGAGTTTGATTTCCAGGTCCAGTTCTGGTGTCTTGTTCTGGTTCTGGGTGTCAGTGCAAGAAGAAGTCCCGGATTCTCGTGGCCTCGATCCAGGGGATGTAGGTGGAGGTCCTGGTGAACACGCTAGGCTTGTTCTCCACTGTGCAGCCGATCGGACCGAAACTCACCACGCCGTGCACCTCCCAGCGATCTCTACTGAGCTGGCACAGGAGGGGCCCGCCAGAGTCACCctgagggagagaagagagagacaagTTAGAACTGTGTCCCTCCCAGCGATCGCTACCAAACTGGATCCCTGAGAGAGACAGGTGAAAGAAATGGATTAAACGTGGAACTTGTGGCTCCACCTTCCCCTCCCCTCACCTGGCAGGCTGCAGGGGGTCCCTCTGTGTCTCTGAAGCCCGCACAGATCATGGAGTCCCGGACACGGTTCCCCCAGAACTTCTTCTGCCGGCAGGTGTTGAAGTCAATGATGGGGAGACGAGCCTGGTTGAGAGATTCAGCCAGAGAGACGTTCTCCTTCCCTCCTGAGAGGAAACAGCAGAGAATACAGTTACTGTACCATACCGCTCCCTCCTGTCCCTCTCACTGTATAGTTAGGGGTCATGgtcagggttatggttaggggTTAGTGTATGGACAGTGTATCACCTCTCGTGTCCCCCCAGCCGGTCACCCAGCAGTAGTGTCCTGGCCGGAGCGCGCTCTCTCTGCGTGGCAGGCAGGCATATCGGATCTCCTGGCTGGTGGGGATGTCGCGGGTTGCCTTGACGAGGGCGATATCGTAGTCGAGTTCGTTGAGCAACGGGTAACGGAACCACTCATGCCGGTAGATCCTCTGCACACCGAACACCCTCTCCGCTGTCTCCGAGCGCTTCAGCCGGTGCTTCCCGAGAACGATGCGCCAGCTAGCGGCATCCTCCGCCTTGCCCCTGAAACACACGCACAGCATCGGGGCTCGCTCTGCCTACACCCGCCCACTCTCTGCACACCTCTCCCCTACTGACCCTACACATCCTCCCCTACTCTCTCTCTACACACCCTCTGACTCCCTCCTCTGCCTTGCCCCTGAAccaagagaaacaaacaaacaacccctcactctctctcctccccctcccccctctctccccttctctctcttcctccATCTGTCGTATTATGAGTGCTCTTACTTCTGGAAGCAGTGTGCTGCAGTCAGGATCCAGTTCCTGTGGATCAGAGTCCCTCCACACACATGGATGTAT is part of the Polyodon spathula isolate WHYD16114869_AA chromosome 13, ASM1765450v1, whole genome shotgun sequence genome and encodes:
- the zgc:112285 gene encoding chymotrypsin-like elastase family member 2A; translated protein: MNIKRLPVLLLLLLPTLALLLSISPTRHRQHRVQHLDWPKDCGIPHFQPNTAERIISGNEARPHSWPWQVSLQVRPRGAKKYIHVCGGTLIHRNWILTAAHCFQKGKAEDAASWRIVLGKHRLKRSETAERVFGVQRIYRHEWFRYPLLNELDYDIALVKATRDIPTSQEIRYACLPRRESALRPGHYCWVTGWGDTRGGKENVSLAESLNQARLPIIDFNTCRQKKFWGNRVRDSMICAGFRDTEGPPAACQGDSGGPLLCQLSRDRWEVHGVVSFGPIGCTVENKPSVFTRTSTYIPWIEATRIRDFFLH